One Cucumis melo cultivar AY chromosome 8, USDA_Cmelo_AY_1.0, whole genome shotgun sequence genomic window, GTTCATAAACTTATTGTGTCTAATAGACTCATGAATTTTAGAAATGTCAAATCGGGCAATTATCTATTAGACACAAAACTGAAAGCTTGGAGACTTATTAGTAAGGTTGAAAGATGTCATTCAACCCCTTGAGTTGACGTCAAAAACATGGGTAAGAGCTAGGAAGCAAGGACACCAACATGCAATACAAAGGCATCAACATGCCAATTTTAAAAAAGTAGAACACGCAACGTTAGGGacgcattattttttttattaaaaaattaaaaatatgtcGTGGATATAAACATATCGTGAAATATTTCATTTGAAAACATCAAAATAACAAGTTAAACACCATAGAATTCATGATTTTATGTGTGGAGGTTTGGACATGAAGGTTTAGGTGTGACCATTTGGGCATGAAGGTTTGGACATCTTAAAAGTGTCAGACATTCTCACGGTAAGAGAAAATATCATGAAAATCTTGACATGTGAATGGAAATTTTAATACCCTACTAGACaccaaatttcaaaatcaaaagctTAGGGCTTATTAGGCACTTTTCATAGAAAAGGTAACATTAAATATAAAACTGAAAGTTCATAATTTATTGGATACTTTTTAAAGTTTGAAAGACGTAATCGAAATAAACCTAAAGGCTAAAAGTTCAATTACTAAAGTTGTAATTTAAccttaaaaataatataaaactcTTGATATCTCCTGAACCTAGTCTAGAAGTGGTCAAGATCTCCAAAGgattatatttaaaaactgTGCCTGAGCAAGCAAGCCCACCTAGGTGGTCTTGCTTCAGACACCTTCACTATGCATGCGTAAGCCCCTTAGAGTTTTTCTAATCTTATTCTTAAAATTCATTTTGCAAAGATACTAGAAGTTTCTGTCACAAATCCTcctttttcaatattttaagaAACCTCTAATTTCtacttctttctctttttttagaaaagcaacagctttcattgagaaaaaaaaatgaaagaatacaagggcatCCAGATAAAACAAGCCCACAAAATCCCTTCACCTAAAATAAGGGATTCCAACTAAGTAAAATGTTATTTAGTTACGAAAAGTCTTCGAAACCGAAACCCAAAGGGACACATGACATCTCGCTAAAGACCATACCTCATAAGGGTCTCTTTTCCTACCTCTAAACACCCGAACATTCCTCTCACTCCAAATATCCCAAATCGCCTATTCCGTACCTCTAATTTCTACCTTTTCCCCAAAATCCTTGTATGGTTAAAGGAAAATAAGTTGCATTTCTCAATCATACACATCatttattaaataaacaaaaataaccctaaatttttaaaagaaattgtcTTTTTTGCACCTTGCCCCTAAACTCAAAGCTTCAGTGCACCTCATGGTTTGGTTTAGAGAACACTGCACACTGCTCAACATTCAACACTGCTCACTGCCCACAAGGTCAATGAGGGTGATCATGAACTTATTCTAAGACGTGGGACCTAGACTCAAGACTGGATATAAGAGGAATAGAATCTCTCTCAGCCGGGTTACATTTGGATACATAAATGTGAAAGAAGGActcgatcttttagatttataAACTTCAAATGGATAAAAATGGGGAATAGACACAGACATGAATCATATGTGCTTTTTACTCTTCTCAAACAGAAAAACCAGAAAAGATATGTGGGCAGGTAATGGAAGCATTGACATCCAAATTTTGCTTACCTCTTTCACGCGGTAATTAATAGAGTCACACAAGCTTAGAAGTGTCTGAAGTATCTCGATCTGATAGACAGAAAGCAAATAAGCAGGATGTCAGGAAAGTTCAGTACACAGGACATCATTTAATCATtcatcccccccccccccccccccccccccccgtgtTGAATGATAATGTTTAGTTCATAGCAAATAGAATGCAACACATGCACAGACATAAATACTTCAAGAAACTACTGCCCACAAGAGATATATGTTTCTTAACAATAATAGAATCTGTGGCAAATTTTGATATTATCATGAGTTTTGAATAGTTTGGCAAGCCATATCCTCCATACTTCTAAGTTGATAACCAAAAGCCATTCAATTTTATTCTATTCAGTGCTCTCATAAAATGGTAAAGAACACAAAACCCCCAACATCCTTGGCTCAGAATGGCAGGATAGCACTAAATTCTCCTTTCAGCCTACTCAAATTTTTAGTCTGTTCATTTCTTACTGACCACACTGCATATCTATAAAATTTGAACGCTATCTCATACATCTTAGTTTTCACATTTATCCCACCCAAACAATATTTGTTAATTCTCCTACCCTCGTGCATATATTACAATTACTATCTTCAAGGAAAAGTTGCAGATTTGTCTCCACCTATGGTACCTTTTCCTATGACTTATAATAGATTTTGTTAATTCTGTGTAAGTTAATTTATAATCCTTAAATATTGTTTCCAATTGACCAAATTCAAACACCATAACAGACGTTGCTTACAACATAACTAGCAGAGTGTGTATCAAACCTGTGTGTCAGGATCTTTCAACTTATccaatatttttgaaatagtCTGGTGACAGAATTCACAATTATGGTCCTGAAACAGCGAGGAGATTATAGTAACTTGCTCGCAAAAGTGGGCTGATTGGCAGATGCTAGAAGGTTCAATTGAGGAAATCTCTGAGAAGAAGAGAGGCACATAGCTGTCCACCAGACTGATGCACTGAAAGTTGATTTAAAGacaatataatattattaacaGCAAAGTATCTTCTCCCTTGTCCCTTCAATTCAGACAAGTATGAAGATAAAAACACTCGGGGGTGTTTGGCCTACTGAGTTGGGTTAATAAGCACAGGATTAATATGTTAGAGTTAGTAAGTTGGAGTTTGAGGTGAGTTCTTGATAAATGAGTCACACTTATTAGTGAAGTTGGGTGGTTTACACCAAGTCGCCAACTTAAGAAGTTGGTCAGCCAAACAACCCTTAATAGAATTGGCTAGAAggttttcttcattttaaaagGGAAATAATTATCTATCGTTTCAAAGCCACACTCATGAAGATTtgtgtaataaaaaaagtaatatGGGAACGTGCAGTTATACCTCCTCCTTGAACACGCCCGCCACACCGCATGTTTGCCGGAGAAGACCAATAATCTCACTCTGGGTCTGGTTATCTGCAAAGTATTCAACTGCCTGACTGATCAAGCTCTCACAAAGTGTACATATCTTTGGATTGCTGGAAGCTTCAGATAAAGCCTCAACATCCTTCTCTTGCTCCAGGTAACTTAACTCAGAATCTGAAAAGGCAGAAATGGTAACTAACTCTGATGCGATAAAATATCATTCAAAGCAGAAGACTGAATGccttttcaaattgaaaatcaTCTTCACACAACACTTGTATTTGTTGGAATTCTTAAAGACCAAGTAGGGAACAATAGGGAAAGGACCAAAAATCAGGATAAACAACCATAACCATTGAATTCCAATGCTAGTATATATCATTTAGTCTCTTGTGTTAAAATCCCTTCATAATTTCATTCCAATACTTTTAAAGgcttcatttatttatttatttatttttaaactgaaaTTCACTAAAACCGAAAGAGCAACCCAACAACCATACATCAACCCCTATGGAGGATTGGGGATAGGACAGAGGGAGGAAAGAACTCTCTCCAAAAGGAGGAAGTCCCACAAGAAGTAGCCAAAGCCAAAGCTTCAATTTCATCCTTTAGGTAAGTTTTTTCAATCAAATATTTGCTATCACATCAAATTTATAGACAAAAtgatatgaaaaataaaatagacaACATCCATTGAGTTAAAAAttctcaattttaatttgatgaAATAGTCCTATCAACCAAATTAATCAAAAGCTTACTCACATCTCTTGTAATCTGATCCACATAATAAATAACTTTAAGCACCCCTAAATGACTTCTTTGTTATTACAAAAATTTTCAATCCATTAAACATCATAgcaattttcttttaagaattaGTAACCACGAGGACTTGGTACAATAAAATCAAGGTTTCTAAAAGATCAGAACCGAAACTGAAACATAACCTTCTCCAATCctaaacaataaaaagaaaCATCAAAAGTACGCACAAAAGAATTACCAAATGACGCTAAGTTTCTAGCATCACAACCCCAAGCAACACTCAGCAcaagaagaaaaacaattgCAAATCTCGAATCCATAGCGCCTGATGCCTGTAAAGACaacaattaacaaaaaaaatattatgtaGTAGATAACGTTTTCGAAGTCAACGTTTATCGATTCAACCACAACATGAACTCTACTGACGAACAGCAACAAAAAGATTAAAAGATATTTGTGAGGCTAAAATTAAGAGAAGGAGAGAAATGGGGGGAGCAAAAAAACcctagaaaaggaaaaagaaaccgATTATCGGAAAATTGAACTACGGATGTTCGCTAAATCTTCTTATTCTTGTTCTTCTTCACATGAATTGTCAGTTTTGTAGGATGAAGAATTGTGGATTTACGAAAAGAATAAGAATCAAATTGAAGAGAAATGCATAGATACCTTCGGTTAGACAGCCAGGCTATGATTCTCCCTTCTTCGTCGACGATAGAATGAATTCCTCTTCAACAATTGGTTTGAAAAattgcaattttcaatttaaattcaatctCTCTCTTCCCGATATCTAATTATTATACTTCAGATTTTCTTCTAATCTATTAATAAATTAGACTCTTAACCAAATTGGTTAGTGCTAACTTGAGCATATCTATCCATTCGTCAGATTCTTTTATCCCTACGTTTAAAATACTGTTGGGGAGAAAGACTATTGACATCTCAATAGTACATATATTATTAAGGGGAATAACGCacccaaatatatatatatcaatggaTTATAAAAACTTCTATAAATTTTgctttattttgtaaataattttaatattttgttattttttaaaatgtttcatatattaatgtctaagttttattaaaaaataagaaattcaaaaagaaaaatgtttaaattaatAGTCTTATGATTTTTATACGAGCTAATAAATTTATTTGCGTGAGTAGAATTTTGTTGCTTGTTTTTAGTTATGTTTTGTTAGATTTTCTAaacataatataataaaaatgttGTTTAAGCACTTATGTTAATGTAGAGCAAATGAAAATGTCGATTGACATATAAACAATAATTGAATATCTAAGGAATGAATGTTGCAATCTCCATCTCCATTTGTTAAACTAAAATATGTATTCAACTATGTTCATCTATTTCAAAATTGTAGAAATTCATTTCACTTAAATTTATTTTCCGGAAAAGAAGTTAcctataaaataataaattagtaTACTTACGAAAAACAATTAGATTAACATACTTATATATATGGTGTTTACTGGAGACATTTTGATTCTTAATTAGCAAAAAGGTTAAAAGTAATTCAACCAAAAAAATGAACTTAAGATATAATGTCTTATCTTCCTCTTTTGGTCTTTCTTGAATTAGACTTAGGAAGACAGAGTAGGGGAAATGAGAGAGAGAGTTATAGAGCTAAATAGGCCTTATAACGTATGGGTTGGCATTGGCTTCATATGTTGAGGTTGAAGAGGGCATTTGGGTAAGACCCAAATGccattttttctctttctcagGATCTTGTCTCTCAAGCTTGTGTCTGGCTCATTTTGAGTTTGGGTAGATTTCTATTCTACTTGTTTCAATTGTACCCTCATGTCATTTCTTTTATTCCGTTTTCTTCCTAGGTCTAAAATTACTTAAATTATCCTATAAATTAGCTCAAGAAAACAAAATCTATGTAATTATTTTCTAAACTTTGAagattatattaattaaaaccCTTTATTAGTAATTATATAACTTTGAACTTTCATAAGCATAGAAATCAATACTTTCTAACAAAGTTAGTTCGAAAAATATCCTATTAACATATTTCTAAGTGAACAATTGAGACCCTTCGATTGAgattacatttcaaaatcaTAGAACAAAACTTTGACCAAAACTCTAAGCCTACTTGTAACTTCTATTTTACAACACACTATCATGTCACACTCTCGTCCTCGTTTGGAatttttggtgttttgtgttgGGGTATTTGGGATGATAGGAATAGAAGAAACAGAGGGAAGGAAATGTTAAGAGCCAGGAAAAAGGTATAAATATCAAAACTCTCCCCAAAATAGGAAAAAACCTATAAAAGTGGATAAAGTAAGAGTTGAGGCTCTTTCCAACAGTAGTTGGAgaagtataaaataaaaacttcaCAAGAGTATAATTCATATTTAGATGCGCATATTTGGGAAATCACCATCCAATTTCAAAGCAACACGACTCCATACTCAAGGTCTTGAATGTCTTTTACTCTACCACTCACCTTGGAACATTACGCACTATTTGGAGCAATTAATGGAGAAAGAAACCTTCGTCACCACTTCTCCAAGGGAAAGGATAAGGTTTGGGGGAAACAAGAATTCAAAGAGCATGTTTGGTAGGATGTCTGTTTTACATATAAATTAtcttaaataacaaaattacactaattagtGGTAGAGCGTGATATCTATGTAAAAGTCTATCTAGGTTTATCACATATTTgctttatttgaaaatatctttaAAACACTAGTTGGATcataaaattcaaaaacaaTTTTCACACAATAAAtccaaaaacataaaataaattttagatcACCCACCAAAAATAGGCCAAAGTTTTTGTATAAAAATGTGCATCGAAATGAGTTTTTATAAATTctaagtttttgcaatgagtTTTGACAAATAAGTTTACCTAGTTGCATTTCAAGTCAATGGTGGATCCAATAATTTTGTTGGTAAACGTCTTCATGAttctataaaaataaaaataatatgaaaaagaaaatgtcaaATGTGAGACTTGAACCATATTCTAGAAGGAATTGGAAGACTAATTTACTATTGGCCAACTAATAATATCAATACAACGtcagattttttttcaaatatatattatataacaagCCTAAAATTGAGGAGCAGCTCGAGTTCCTGAACCTACACTAAATTCACCGGTGTTTCAAGTCTAACTTTCATAGTCTATGAAAAATCGTTTCACCAACTTAAACCAAGGCGTTGTACAAAGCGAAGGGTCAAAACTTAACCCCATATTGTTGACCTTGACAAAACATCAATAAAGCCATAGCTATTTATCCATTAAACAAAGCTGAAATGGTTAGAACTCTAAGACTGTATTTCTGTTGAGAACTTTGCACTATGCTAATAACAATCTTTGGATAACACATACAAAATATATAAGACAAAGCCATCTAGAAACTATCCAAAATATAAACAACCATCCTAAAGTAATACCTAACCTAATAGGAGGGAAGAAACAAGAGAGGCACTTAGAAGCCATCTATGGATAATGATCCTGATATCAACGTTAAATTAAACTAATTGGTTACCTCTTACCAACTGcaggtttcttcttcttcttacttTGTTTCACCAACAGCAGAGTAAACCGAGCAAATCCcgacttctttctttttccaaatgTCTGCTTCTGGCTAATATCTTTTTCAACCTTCTTAAAAGAAGATGCATCACCACTTTGTTTGCTCAGCATCTGACCAAGTGACATCTTTCTTCCAACTGAACTTTTCTCAGGGATCGTTACTGTTTCAAATTCTTCGGGAGGTAGTAGCTTCCGGCTTAGTATTTGTCCTATAGAAAGAGTTGGCTTCAAAACAGGTGTTGGTTCGTCACTCACCATGTTCACTCCATTTACATCAAGTAGCCTAGAATCTCTTTTCAAGTGAGAAGGGCATGCATTCTTAAACTTGGTAGAGCTTTGAATGGTACGTCTTTTCTGACCATGATCTGACCTCCATTTGCGAAGCAATTCTTCAACTGCAAGCTTTCCCTGATTTGCATCATCCACCCTGCTCAGAGCAGCTTCCAGTGCAATTTTACTTGTTTTGAGTTCCTCAGAAGCTCTCTCTGCCTGATTCAAGATGTCCATTTTCGATGTGTTTGCGGCATCAACTAGTTGCATGATGTCTATAACTCTCTTTCTGCATCGTTCTTTAGCTTCACAAGCTTTAAGAGTAAGAGTAGAATATTCCTCCGACGAAAGAGTTACCCTTTCACCTCCATGAGTTAGTGAAAAGTCACTCGATGGATTTCCATGCTTGGTTAAGATCATGATCTCAGAGAGAGCAACAGCTTCTGCTGCTCTAGCAGCTTCCTTCATTTTTCTGGCTGCAACCAACTTGACTTGAGCTGTTTTTAGCATGGCCTTGTTCTGTTCAATCTCAAATTCCATTCTCGAAACTTCAAGTCTGGCTGCTTCCCTCATTTTCTTAAACTTCTCTGCCTCAGAACTCAATTCTTGTAGTTCCTTTGAAATCTCTAAAGGGTTGTCTGGAAAACCTTTTGCCTCAGCATCTTTTACCACTTGTAACTTCAGTTTCGTTTGGTTCAGCTCTTCCTCAAGGGCTGATATATTGGACGAATTCTGGGCTAACCTCTCTTGAATTTTCTCAAGTCCAGTTCTTTCTTTCTCTAGTTTTTTGTTAAAAGATTCAACAGAAGCTCGAAGATCAGCAATATTACTAGGTGTCCTAGTAAGATTTAACTTTGCCTGTTCCAATTCCATAAGAATTAAACCGGGTTCTGGAGGGGAGATTTGCTCATTCTGACCTTGACCGTCAGTAGGCCGAAGGTTTTCCTTAACTGCTTCTTTAGCAGCAGTTGCATTTATATCATCTCTCTTTGTGTCTTGAGTCATACTGACTTCAAATGCTTCTTTCTGCAGCCTCAGTTTCAAATCTTCCGCGATTCTCTTGGTTGCTTCAAGTTCTTTTAATACTTCCAGGGTCTCCCTTTCTTTGACAATCAATTCACTCTCCATGTTCATTGCCTGCTTCTCCAGTATTGTGGCATCAATGTCAACCTCGTCTTTATCATGCtattgatgatgaagaagaagaaaaaagaaaaaaaaatactggATTAGCGGATATGATTGTGAGAAGCATATATAGCTATTTTCTGAGTAATATCAATCACAGTAATAAATCTTTTACAACCATTTCAGAGACCCCACTAATCTACACAGAGGCACATTGCATTTCCAAGCACAAAGAACGTAAGAGAGTGTTTGGGAGGTGCGGATTCAGAATTGAGCCTGTCGATGTAATGCTCGAGAGAAACAGGGAAGTGTTTAAGAAGCCTTCGGTTGAAAAACCTAGTTTGAGCTTTACAGAATTCTAAGGTGAACCATTTGAAGGAGTAGGTTTAGGACATATTTGGGAGAGATTTTAAAATTGCTagtcacttttcttttttttcatttttaaaatcactccaagaaattttttaatcattcaaaatcgATTTGATATAAAAATTGCATTTAAAAGTGTAATATTAAACACTAAATTCATTTTGTGTGACTAGAACTTAGAAGCATATTTtggagtaattttgaccatgacaaaagtaattttaacaatttcaaaatcaataCCAAATATACACTTTAGTATTGCAGAATCATGTAGGTTTGTCCAACAAACTCAAGGCTTGAGAAGTGCATGAGACAATCATGGGTTTGATAGGTTAAAGCCAATATGAAACCACCAAAACCCAAACTCTCACTCAAACACCCCTAGGAGTATGTGTTTGGCATCCTAGGCCTTGTAATGTTGAGCATGGAGGTTTGGCATCTTACGGTTGAAATTGTTAAACTTAAGCCTGAAGGGATTCTGAAAACCTAAGTTTAGAAAACCTATGCTTCGAATCTAAGTTGAGGAAGCCCAGGTTTAAGAAAACTATGATAGACCTGAATTTGGGGGGAACACCCGGAGCAGTTTGGTAGACTATTGAAAATCATGGATTTATCATATTTATCCTACAGACTCTGAGCTTGACAAACTCGAGGGGCAAACATAAGTTCAGTTTTTTAAGCTACACctaaccaaatctaaacccTCACCTCAAACACCTTATGATCTTTACACCTCAAGGCTCTAAACACGAAACCACTTCAATATGATGTTATCATAGAAATAAGACCCCggtttaaaaatcaaaatcaaacagTTGAGACTAAAATTGGCTACGTTCAAACATCCTAACCAATTACCACCGCCATGACATGGAAGACCCCCAGCCTCACACCCACCTAAAAAGAGTTTGGAAAAGGAAACAGAGAGAAGAAAGAACATGGTCTAAGAAGGAGTAGTAAACTTTACATGATGTAGAATCATTGATCATTTCTAGGAATGAGAAGTAAGCTTTACAAATTTCTCAATGGTGGAAAGCAGAACAGAAAGAACGGGATCAGAGTCGCTCAAAAGAAAGCTATCCAAGATTTTCAGATAAGAACAATCCAATCTGCTTTTGCACAGCATTCAAAGAGCAAATGGCAAATAGACAACAACTCAAACTGGAAATCAGACCTTTAATTTCACCCTATATAAAAACTCCCGACTAAACATATCAACATCTCAAAAGAATACCTCCAAGacacaacaacaaaaaaacaacaAGAATGGTCACTAAACATAACAATGCATAAATTAGCAGAAACATTTGAAACACAAACtgtaaatataaacaaaatccACATTCAGGAATGAGAGGAAAGAACCTCAGGTTCAGATAGCTGGGTGTAACTTTGAGTATGAGTATGAGTATGACTATGAGAGGGTTTCCAAAATCCGCTTCCGCCAAACCTACTGACGGCCTCTTTCACAGACTCGAAGGGAGCGGAAGTATCAACCTCCGCCCTAAAGCCACTGCCACCTGTTTCTCCCATTTCAGTTACCGAACCGAGAATATCGCATGAAGAAACTAGGAGTTGAAATTTTGTGGCGCTGCAAAAACTAAGTGGATGACAACATACGACATTTTAGGGATTGAGTAAAAGAAATTTTGTATAGAAAAAACGGAGGAGAAGAAAAGTGGGAAGGGAAATTGAAAGCAGAGGTAGAAAGCGTTGGTTTAATGAGAAATGAAGCTGAGGAAACAACAATGGGGTTTGGTTGAAGCGAGATAAGACAGTACAATGCAGTGTTTGTGTATGAAATGAATGTTCACTGTGTTTTCTTTCTTAGAGCCAAACGGAGAAGAGGGAAaatgaatttttcttttcttttcttttcttttcttttctttttgccctctctctctctctccctctctctgtAGTTCAATTTTCACGTGAATGAAAATCTGCTTTTCTCTCGCTtatttcattctctcttttttcacATCAATTTTAAATgggattttt contains:
- the LOC103502188 gene encoding uncharacterized protein LOC103502188, translating into MDSRFAIVFLLVLSVAWGCDARNLASFDSELSYLEQEKDVEALSEASSNPKICTLCESLISQAVEYFADNQTQSEIIGLLRQTCGVAGVFKEECISLVDSYVPLFFSEISSIEPSSICQSAHFCEQVTIISSLFQDHNCEFCHQTISKILDKLKDPDTQIEILQTLLSLCDSINYRVKECKKLVFEYGPLILANSEKILEQTDICKAIHACPAKPLGDNAVSSVGTVPSLADA
- the LOC103502187 gene encoding WEB family protein At2g38370-like; translated protein: MGETGGSGFRAEVDTSAPFESVKEAVSRFGGSGFWKPSHSHTHTHTQSYTQLSEPEHDKDEVDIDATILEKQAMNMESELIVKERETLEVLKELEATKRIAEDLKLRLQKEAFEVSMTQDTKRDDINATAAKEAVKENLRPTDGQGQNEQISPPEPGLILMELEQAKLNLTRTPSNIADLRASVESFNKKLEKERTGLEKIQERLAQNSSNISALEEELNQTKLKLQVVKDAEAKGFPDNPLEISKELQELSSEAEKFKKMREAARLEVSRMEFEIEQNKAMLKTAQVKLVAARKMKEAARAAEAVALSEIMILTKHGNPSSDFSLTHGGERVTLSSEEYSTLTLKACEAKERCRKRVIDIMQLVDAANTSKMDILNQAERASEELKTSKIALEAALSRVDDANQGKLAVEELLRKWRSDHGQKRRTIQSSTKFKNACPSHLKRDSRLLDVNGVNMVSDEPTPVLKPTLSIGQILSRKLLPPEEFETVTIPEKSSVGRKMSLGQMLSKQSGDASSFKKVEKDISQKQTFGKRKKSGFARFTLLLVKQSKKKKKPAVGKR